The genomic DNA CACCCATTTCTGTAAAGCCTCTGCAGATGCATCTGTTTCGGGAAGAAGCTTAACTGTAATTTCCTTAAACCCGGTTCTATCCTCTGATGGTTTTCCAAACAGTTTGCTTGGATTTAGATTTCCTGATATTTCAATTTTCAACCCTGTAAGATTTATACTATGTTCTTTTGCAACAAGATGGCCCACAACATTGATACAACCAGCCAAAGAAGCCAGAAGATATTCTACCGGATTAGCAGCTTCATTTGTACCACCCAGCTCCTTAGGTTCATCAATTACAATAGAAAACTGACGTGCTTTTATTACTGTTTTTGCAGGACTGGCTGATTGATAGGAATTTTTATACTTACAAGCAAGAATAATATACTGCCATAAGCACTCCGGGAGCAAGCCATTTGAGTGGGTTGTTATGTACCCTGTAGCTCAATGTTGCCTTATATCCGGCAAAGGCCCTCTTTCCACATGATTTTTATCGAATTTGACAATAATTAATGTCCGCACCGGAAAATAATTTCCTAAAATCACCGAAAAAAGATTTCCGATTACAGAAGATAGCCAGTCAGTAAGAGAATGCATGGGAGGATAAACCCCCGGGTCATCCCGGGGTTTATAAAAGCAACTCCCGGCAGATTTTCCCATCACCAGATTTCTGGACTTATTTTGGGTGTAACCAAAACCCTAACCAGGAGTCGCAAATATGAAAGGTATTTCTCTGATGTATCAGGCTCAAATTCTTCTTAGGCAAGGATGTTCACGCCAGTCTGTTGCCGAATTACTTGGTGTGTCTGGCCGCAGTATCTACAATTACGAATACAGCAAAGTATTCTGTAAAGGAAAAAGCCGCGGTCGTCCCAAAGGGAGAAGTAAGCTTGCTCCCTTTTACTCATTGATCGATTCTGCACTTGAGCAGGACTTTCACCATAATGCAGAACTGTTCATGAAAAAGTTGCAGGAGCACGGCTACGAAGGAAAAACAACTATTCTGCGCAGTTATATCAGCAAAAAAAGAAAAGAGCTTCATAACA from Chitinispirillum alkaliphilum includes the following:
- a CDS encoding OsmC family protein; translated protein: MLPECLWQYIILACKYKNSYQSASPAKTVIKARQFSIVIDEPKELGGTNEAANPVEYLLASLAGCINVVGHLVAKEHSINLTGLKIEISGNLNPSKLFGKPSEDRTGFKEITVKLLPETDASAEALQKWVEEIEKRCPINDNIFNATPVKVTVSETLSSPA